In Streptomyces sp. TS71-3, the following proteins share a genomic window:
- the cobN gene encoding cobaltochelatase subunit CobN, producing the protein MILLLSTSDTDLLSARAAAGPVPYRYANPTRLPLGDLPALLDGADLVVVRLLGGIRAWQDGLDLLLGAGGADSGAEGDAVRRLPVVVLTGEQAPDAQLMAASTVPIGIAAEAHAYLAHGGPGNLEQLARFLSDTVLLTGHGFEPPAPAPTWGPLERTPRTPGTPATGTAPSTGTGAAPAPTVAVLYYRAHHMSGNTAFVEALCTAIEDAGARPLPRYVASLRSPEPELIDELRAADAIVTTVLAAGGSRPAEAQAGGDDDAWDAGALAGLDVPVLQALCLTSPREAWEENDEGVSPLDAASQIAVPEFDGRLITVPFSFKEIDEDGLPSYVADPERAARVAGIAVRHARLAHIPAADKRLALVLSAYPTKHSRIGNAVGLDTPASAVALLRRLVEDGYDLGEPDPETGAPAVPGLASGDGDELIRALIDAGGHDQDWLTEEQLARNPVRIPAADYRRWYATLPEELRGAVERHWGPPPGEMFVDRSRAGADGADGAGDIVLAALRHGNVLILIQPPRGFGENPIAIYHDPDLPPSHHYLAAYRWLGARAADGGFGADAVIHLGKHGNLEWLPGKNAGLSAACAPDAALGDLPLVYPFLVNDPGEGTQAKRRAHATLVDHLVPPMARADSYGDIARLEQLLDEHAQIAAMDPAKLPAIRAQIWTLIQAARLDHDLGLVDRPDDEGFDDLILHVDGWLCEIKDAQIRDGLHVLGAPPAGADRVNLVLAILRARQIWGGSEALVGLREALGLDESAATRGAADAAEERARALVQAMEDAGWDEAAVPGVSAGQPAAVAGILLFAAREVVPRLAATTDELDRTLHALNGGFVPAGPSGSPLRGLVNVLPTGRNFYSVDPKAVPSRLAWETGQALADSLLERYRADHGGAWPTSVGLSLWGTSAMRTAGDDVAEALALLGVRPVWDDASRRVTGLEPVPLADLGRPRIDVTLRISGFFRDAFPGTVAVLDDAVRLAASLDEPDEQNHVRAHTRADLAAGVDERRATTRIFGSRPGTYGAGLLQLIDSRDWRTDADLAEVYTVWGGYAYGRGLEGRPARTEMESAYRRIAVAAKNTDTREHDIADSDDYFQYHGGMVAAVRALTGDAPEAYIGDSTRPETVRTRTLTEETSRVFRARVVNPKWIEAMRRHGYKGAFELAATVDYLFGYDATTGVVADWMYDKLTETYVLDPENRAFLQDANPWALHGIAERLLEAESRGMWSKPDPAVLAALREAFLEAEASLEEGTEDAEGAGGS; encoded by the coding sequence ATGATCCTGCTGCTGTCGACCTCCGACACGGACCTGCTCAGCGCCCGCGCCGCCGCCGGCCCCGTCCCGTACCGGTACGCGAACCCGACCCGGCTGCCCCTCGGTGACCTGCCCGCCCTCCTGGACGGCGCCGACCTCGTGGTCGTCCGCCTCCTCGGCGGCATCCGCGCCTGGCAGGACGGGCTCGACCTGCTCCTCGGCGCGGGCGGCGCGGACTCCGGCGCGGAGGGGGACGCCGTCCGCCGGCTCCCCGTCGTCGTCCTCACCGGCGAGCAGGCCCCGGACGCCCAGCTCATGGCCGCCTCCACGGTTCCCATCGGCATCGCGGCCGAGGCGCACGCCTACCTCGCGCACGGCGGCCCGGGCAACCTGGAGCAGCTGGCCCGGTTCCTCTCCGACACCGTCCTGCTCACCGGCCACGGCTTCGAACCGCCCGCGCCCGCCCCCACCTGGGGCCCGCTGGAGCGCACGCCCCGCACCCCCGGCACCCCGGCGACCGGAACCGCCCCGTCGACCGGAACCGGAGCGGCCCCCGCCCCCACCGTCGCCGTCCTCTACTACCGCGCCCACCACATGAGCGGCAACACCGCCTTCGTCGAGGCGCTGTGCACCGCGATCGAGGACGCCGGCGCCCGCCCCCTCCCCCGTTACGTCGCCTCCCTGCGCTCCCCGGAACCGGAGCTCATCGACGAGCTGCGAGCCGCCGACGCCATCGTCACGACCGTGCTCGCCGCCGGCGGCAGCAGGCCCGCCGAGGCGCAGGCGGGAGGGGACGATGACGCGTGGGACGCGGGCGCGCTGGCCGGTCTTGACGTGCCGGTCCTCCAGGCGCTCTGCCTGACGAGCCCGCGGGAAGCGTGGGAGGAGAACGACGAAGGGGTCTCCCCGCTCGACGCGGCGAGCCAGATCGCGGTGCCCGAGTTCGACGGGCGGCTGATCACGGTGCCGTTCTCGTTCAAGGAGATCGACGAGGACGGGCTGCCGTCGTACGTCGCCGACCCGGAGCGCGCCGCGCGGGTCGCCGGGATCGCCGTGCGGCACGCGCGCCTCGCGCACATCCCGGCGGCGGACAAGCGCCTCGCGCTGGTCCTGTCGGCGTACCCGACGAAGCACTCCCGGATCGGCAACGCCGTCGGCCTCGACACCCCGGCCTCCGCGGTCGCGCTGCTGCGCAGGCTGGTGGAGGACGGGTACGATCTCGGCGAGCCGGACCCAGAGACGGGCGCCCCCGCCGTGCCGGGGCTCGCCTCCGGCGACGGAGACGAGCTGATCCGGGCACTGATCGACGCGGGCGGCCACGACCAGGACTGGCTGACGGAGGAGCAGCTGGCCCGCAACCCCGTCCGCATCCCGGCCGCCGACTACCGGCGCTGGTACGCCACGCTCCCCGAGGAGCTGCGCGGCGCGGTGGAGCGGCACTGGGGGCCGCCGCCGGGGGAGATGTTCGTCGACCGCAGCCGGGCCGGGGCGGACGGCGCGGACGGCGCCGGGGACATCGTGCTGGCCGCACTGCGGCACGGCAACGTCCTCATCCTGATCCAGCCGCCCCGCGGCTTCGGCGAGAACCCCATCGCGATCTACCACGACCCCGACCTGCCGCCCTCGCACCACTACCTGGCCGCCTACCGGTGGCTCGGAGCGCGCGCCGCGGACGGCGGCTTCGGCGCCGACGCCGTGATCCACCTGGGCAAGCACGGCAACCTGGAGTGGCTGCCCGGCAAGAACGCGGGCCTGTCCGCGGCGTGCGCGCCGGACGCCGCGCTCGGCGACCTGCCGCTCGTCTACCCGTTCCTGGTGAACGACCCGGGCGAGGGCACCCAGGCCAAGCGCCGCGCGCACGCCACCCTCGTCGACCACCTCGTGCCGCCGATGGCCCGCGCGGACTCCTACGGCGACATCGCCCGCCTGGAACAGCTCCTCGACGAGCACGCGCAGATCGCCGCGATGGACCCGGCGAAGCTGCCCGCGATCCGCGCCCAGATATGGACCCTGATCCAGGCCGCCCGCCTCGACCACGACCTGGGCCTCGTGGACCGCCCGGACGACGAGGGCTTCGACGACCTGATCCTGCACGTGGACGGCTGGCTCTGCGAGATCAAGGACGCGCAGATCCGCGACGGCCTGCACGTGCTGGGCGCGCCGCCGGCCGGCGCCGACCGGGTCAACCTGGTGCTCGCGATCCTGCGGGCCCGGCAGATCTGGGGCGGCAGCGAGGCACTTGTCGGCCTGCGGGAGGCGCTCGGCCTCGACGAGTCCGCGGCGACCCGCGGCGCGGCCGACGCCGCCGAGGAGCGTGCCCGCGCGCTCGTCCAGGCGATGGAGGACGCGGGCTGGGACGAGGCGGCCGTCCCCGGGGTGTCCGCGGGCCAACCGGCGGCCGTCGCGGGCATCCTGCTCTTCGCGGCCCGCGAGGTGGTGCCCCGGCTCGCCGCCACCACCGACGAACTGGACCGCACCCTGCACGCCCTGAACGGCGGCTTCGTGCCCGCGGGCCCCTCAGGCTCGCCGCTGCGCGGCCTGGTGAACGTGCTCCCGACGGGCCGCAACTTCTACTCCGTCGACCCGAAGGCGGTCCCGTCCCGCCTCGCGTGGGAGACCGGCCAGGCCCTCGCGGACTCCCTCCTGGAGCGCTACCGCGCCGACCACGGCGGCGCCTGGCCGACGTCGGTGGGCCTGTCGCTCTGGGGCACCAGCGCGATGCGCACCGCGGGCGACGACGTCGCGGAGGCGCTGGCGCTGCTCGGGGTGCGCCCGGTGTGGGACGACGCGTCGCGGCGGGTCACCGGCCTGGAGCCGGTGCCGCTCGCCGACCTCGGCCGCCCCCGCATCGACGTCACCCTGCGCATCTCGGGCTTCTTCCGGGACGCGTTCCCGGGCACCGTCGCCGTCCTCGACGACGCGGTACGGCTGGCGGCCTCCCTCGACGAGCCGGACGAGCAGAACCACGTGCGCGCCCACACCCGCGCCGACCTGGCGGCAGGCGTCGACGAACGGCGCGCCACCACCCGCATCTTCGGCTCCCGCCCCGGCACGTACGGCGCGGGCCTGCTCCAGCTCATCGACTCCCGCGACTGGCGCACGGACGCGGACCTCGCCGAGGTCTACACCGTGTGGGGCGGCTACGCGTACGGCCGCGGGCTCGAAGGGCGCCCGGCGCGCACCGAGATGGAGTCGGCGTACCGGCGGATCGCGGTGGCCGCGAAGAACACCGACACCCGCGAGCACGACATCGCCGACTCCGACGACTACTTCCAGTACCACGGCGGCATGGTCGCCGCCGTCCGCGCGCTCACCGGCGACGCCCCCGAGGCGTACATCGGCGACTCCACCCGCCCCGAGACGGTGCGCACCCGCACCCTCACCGAGGAGACCTCGCGGGTATTCCGCGCCCGGGTGGTCAACCCGAAGTGGATCGAGGCGATGCGCCGGCACGGCTACAAGGGCGCCTTCGAGCTGGCCGCCACCGTCGACTACCTCTTCGGCTACGACGCGACGACGGGCGTGGTCGCCGACTGGATGTACGACAAGCTCACCGAGACGTACGTCCTGGACCCGGAGAACCGCGCGTTCCTCCAGGACGCCAACCCCTGGGCCCTGCACGGCATCGCGGAACGCCTCCTGGAGGCAGAGTCCCGCGGCATGTGGTCCAAGCCGGACCCGGCGGTCCTCGCGGCCCTCCGGGAGGCGTTCCTGGAGGCGGAGGCGTCACTGGAGGAGGGCACGGAGGACGCGGAGGGGGCCGGGGGCTCGTAG
- a CDS encoding DUF4037 domain-containing protein — protein sequence MTDTPRPARPAFLPGLELSRAFYAEAVRPLLDEAVPGLVHSAARLGTGSDVLGFDTERSADHDWGPRLQVFLRPQDVDAHGARLSAVLSERLPKTIRGYPTHFGATEEAHVRVMRMTDGPVQHRVDIVSPGDWLTGALGFDPREPIGLAEWLTTPAQRLAEVTGGAVFHDGLGELEPARAALAWYPEDVWRYLLACQWQRIAQEEAFVGRCGEVGDELGSAVVAARLVRDLMRLCLLMDRRYPPYGKWLGSAFARTAAAPRLTADLTAVLAAAEWQAREAHLCRAYETVARAHNALGLTAPLDPAVRPFHDRPFQVLDAGRFRAALADGIVDPAVRRLPATGGVEQFVDGTDALGSDDVRSALRVLFE from the coding sequence ATGACGGACACTCCCCGGCCCGCGCGGCCGGCGTTCCTCCCCGGGCTCGAACTCTCCCGCGCCTTCTACGCCGAGGCCGTCCGCCCGCTGCTGGACGAGGCCGTGCCGGGGCTCGTGCACTCGGCGGCGCGGCTCGGCACCGGGTCCGACGTGCTGGGCTTCGACACGGAGCGGTCGGCGGACCACGACTGGGGGCCGCGGCTGCAGGTCTTCCTCCGTCCACAGGATGTGGACGCGCACGGGGCGCGGCTGTCGGCGGTGCTCTCCGAGCGGCTGCCGAAGACGATCCGCGGCTATCCGACGCACTTCGGCGCCACCGAGGAGGCGCATGTCCGGGTCATGCGGATGACGGACGGGCCCGTCCAGCACCGGGTGGACATCGTCTCCCCCGGCGACTGGCTCACCGGCGCGCTCGGCTTCGACCCGCGCGAGCCGATCGGCCTGGCGGAGTGGCTGACCACGCCCGCCCAGCGGCTCGCCGAGGTGACGGGCGGGGCGGTGTTCCACGACGGGCTCGGCGAGCTGGAGCCTGCGCGTGCCGCGCTCGCCTGGTATCCCGAGGACGTCTGGCGGTACCTGCTGGCCTGCCAGTGGCAGCGGATAGCGCAGGAGGAGGCGTTCGTCGGCCGGTGCGGCGAGGTCGGCGACGAGCTCGGCTCGGCCGTCGTCGCGGCCCGGCTGGTCCGCGACCTGATGCGGCTCTGCCTGCTGATGGACCGCCGCTACCCGCCCTACGGCAAGTGGCTGGGCAGCGCCTTCGCCCGCACCGCCGCCGCGCCCCGGCTCACCGCCGACCTGACGGCCGTGCTCGCCGCCGCCGAGTGGCAGGCGCGGGAGGCGCACCTGTGCCGGGCCTACGAGACGGTGGCCCGCGCGCACAACGCGCTCGGGCTCACCGCACCGCTCGACCCCGCCGTCCGCCCCTTCCACGACCGGCCGTTCCAGGTACTGGACGCGGGACGGTTCCGGGCGGCGCTGGCGGACGGCATCGTGGACCCGGCCGTGCGCCGGCTGCCCGCCACCGGGGGCGTCGAGCAGTTCGTGGACGGCACCGACGCCCTCGGCTCGGACGACGTCCGGTCGGCTCTCCGCGTCCTCTTCGAGTGA
- a CDS encoding zinc-binding dehydrogenase, which translates to MSAEERVMGRAVVLDEVGQPTVLREFPVPEAPPGGAVVAPGYGGVCGTDLHLQQGHLPVPTPLVLGHEGLGTVRELGFGLTHDATGARLSEGDAVMWASSIACGECPPCRLHREPTLCENRRTYGVNRSIADGPALSGSWADHIVLQGGTTLVRAPGDVPPLAAMALACAGPTVVHALYERRPVRLGETVVVQGSGPVGLAAAACAQLSGAGRVIIVGGPAQRLRVAAAAGIGDVHLNIVDDNDPDAVLAEARAATGGAGADLVIECAGVPAAVAQGITLARRGGAYLVIGQYTDAGDTVLNPHQIVHRQLDVIGSWAFSGAHLVEYVRLLPALTARFDLAGLVTAFPLAEHARALAAVADGSVMKAVLTS; encoded by the coding sequence ATGAGTGCCGAAGAGCGTGTCATGGGGCGGGCCGTCGTACTGGACGAGGTGGGGCAGCCCACCGTGCTGCGGGAGTTCCCGGTGCCCGAGGCGCCGCCCGGGGGTGCCGTGGTGGCCCCCGGGTACGGCGGGGTGTGCGGGACCGATCTGCATCTGCAGCAGGGGCACCTGCCCGTGCCCACCCCGCTCGTGCTCGGCCACGAGGGACTGGGCACCGTGCGCGAGCTGGGGTTCGGGCTGACGCACGACGCGACGGGCGCGCGGCTGAGCGAGGGCGACGCGGTGATGTGGGCGTCGTCGATCGCGTGCGGCGAGTGCCCGCCGTGCCGGCTGCACCGCGAGCCGACGCTCTGCGAGAACCGCCGCACCTACGGCGTCAACCGCTCGATCGCCGACGGCCCCGCCCTCTCCGGCTCCTGGGCCGACCACATCGTGCTGCAAGGCGGAACGACACTGGTCCGCGCCCCCGGCGACGTGCCGCCGCTCGCCGCGATGGCGCTGGCCTGCGCGGGGCCCACCGTCGTGCACGCCCTGTACGAGCGGCGCCCGGTGCGGCTGGGGGAGACCGTGGTGGTGCAGGGCAGCGGTCCTGTGGGGCTGGCCGCCGCGGCGTGCGCGCAGCTCTCCGGCGCGGGGCGGGTGATCATCGTCGGCGGCCCGGCCCAGCGGCTCCGGGTCGCCGCCGCGGCCGGCATCGGCGACGTCCACCTGAACATCGTCGATGACAACGACCCCGACGCCGTCCTCGCCGAGGCGCGCGCGGCCACCGGGGGCGCCGGCGCCGACCTGGTGATCGAGTGCGCGGGCGTCCCGGCGGCCGTCGCCCAGGGGATCACGCTGGCCAGGCGCGGCGGCGCGTACCTGGTGATCGGCCAGTACACCGACGCCGGCGACACCGTGCTCAACCCGCACCAGATCGTCCACCGCCAGCTCGACGTGATCGGCTCCTGGGCCTTCTCCGGCGCGCACCTGGTGGAGTACGTACGGCTCCTGCCCGCGCTCACCGCCCGCTTCGACCTCGCCGGCCTGGTCACGGCGTTCCCGCTGGCCGAGCACGCCCGCGCGCTGGCGGCGGTCGCGGACGGGTCGGTGATGAAGGCGGTGCTGACGAGCTGA
- a CDS encoding DUF6415 family natural product biosynthesis protein has product MTQVGARSRHPDPLDIESMRATAGKLSAGDVPFPRFDDLDDWLLLLRGHLTLLVPEVEGMARALPEEHASRVAALTAVANTRVRLAASPGPGLVSATRHARELAEYLDALCDHHTVLTAENATENRT; this is encoded by the coding sequence GTGACCCAAGTCGGTGCCCGGTCCCGCCACCCCGATCCGCTGGACATCGAGTCGATGCGCGCGACGGCGGGCAAGCTTTCCGCCGGTGACGTGCCGTTCCCTCGATTCGACGATCTCGACGACTGGCTTCTGCTGCTGCGCGGCCACCTGACCCTCCTCGTTCCGGAGGTGGAGGGAATGGCGCGGGCGCTGCCCGAGGAACATGCCTCCCGCGTGGCCGCGCTGACCGCCGTCGCGAACACGCGCGTCCGCCTTGCCGCTTCGCCGGGGCCGGGACTGGTATCCGCAACGCGGCACGCCCGGGAACTCGCCGAGTACCTGGACGCCCTGTGCGACCACCACACCGTCTTGACCGCCGAAAACGCAACGGAGAACCGCACGTGA
- a CDS encoding helix-turn-helix transcriptional regulator, with protein MSRPGSNTHLRSARIAAGYRSQQALADALGVGVRQVRRWESANPPWPQPEIQKRLVRVLGQDMEVLGFGHPDGAPDQVRRALVTGTAAAVGLVAVPSRTHAAQQPATVAQDFQAVARSHRRLYWSVAPATLHPAVVAHAALGCGVLSETTGAVRQSVAAAVAESYLLAGRIEFFDMQDPHRAGETLLRALQAAGEADDALLGAAVLAHTAFIPGWDGRRDEAVERMVAARTYARRADAPLEFLAWLDAVEAECETRCGNVRIALHLIRHAEDLLTRDGEHIPSPEWMDWFSPVRLAAFKGNTQLQAGHLPQARETLLGALDTLPPEEEKQRSVILGDLAATEVADGRPDEACGYAVQALDQLERTWYATGMQRVREVRRALGPHQHEPSVRELDDHLYGWRTTVSALAR; from the coding sequence GTGTCCCGCCCCGGCAGTAACACGCATCTCAGGTCCGCCCGCATCGCCGCCGGTTACCGTTCCCAGCAGGCCCTCGCCGACGCCCTGGGCGTGGGGGTCCGGCAGGTGCGCCGATGGGAGTCGGCCAATCCGCCGTGGCCGCAGCCGGAGATTCAAAAACGTCTGGTGCGGGTGCTCGGCCAGGACATGGAAGTACTCGGGTTCGGCCACCCGGATGGCGCTCCTGACCAGGTGCGACGCGCGCTCGTCACGGGTACGGCGGCGGCGGTCGGCCTTGTGGCGGTGCCCTCCCGAACCCATGCGGCACAGCAACCCGCCACCGTGGCACAGGACTTTCAGGCGGTAGCGCGCTCACACAGGCGTCTCTACTGGAGCGTGGCACCGGCGACACTCCACCCGGCGGTCGTCGCGCACGCAGCACTCGGATGCGGGGTCCTGTCCGAAACGACAGGGGCCGTTCGCCAGTCGGTTGCGGCGGCGGTTGCCGAGTCCTACCTGCTGGCGGGGCGTATCGAGTTCTTCGACATGCAGGATCCGCACCGTGCCGGAGAGACCCTGCTACGCGCCCTGCAAGCTGCCGGCGAGGCGGATGACGCGCTGCTCGGCGCCGCGGTGCTCGCGCACACGGCCTTCATACCCGGTTGGGACGGCCGCAGGGACGAGGCGGTCGAGCGTATGGTCGCTGCCCGCACCTACGCAAGGCGCGCTGACGCGCCGTTGGAATTCCTGGCGTGGCTCGACGCGGTGGAGGCGGAGTGCGAGACGCGATGCGGGAACGTTCGGATCGCTCTGCATCTGATCCGGCACGCCGAGGACCTGCTCACCCGGGATGGCGAGCACATCCCTTCCCCCGAGTGGATGGACTGGTTCTCGCCGGTCAGACTCGCTGCCTTCAAAGGCAATACACAGTTGCAGGCGGGGCATCTTCCGCAGGCGCGTGAGACTCTGCTCGGCGCGCTGGACACCCTGCCACCGGAGGAGGAGAAGCAGCGGTCCGTCATCCTGGGGGACCTTGCCGCCACGGAGGTGGCCGACGGCCGCCCGGACGAGGCCTGTGGCTACGCGGTGCAGGCGCTCGACCAGCTCGAACGGACCTGGTACGCGACCGGTATGCAACGGGTGCGTGAGGTCCGACGGGCGCTCGGCCCGCATCAGCACGAGCCGTCCGTCCGTGAACTGGACGACCATTTGTACGGATGGCGGACGACGGTCAGCGCGCTTGCCCGTTGA
- a CDS encoding HAD family hydrolase produces the protein MIRAVVFDVGECLVDETREYGTWADWLGVPRHTFHAMFGAVIAQGRDYRETFQHFRPGFDLAEQRAARAEAGQPETFDERDLYSDVRPALTRLRAAGLWLGIAGNQTVRAGGILRKLFSDDVDLIATSDDWGASKPEALFFERVAAAVPGTAQETLYVGDRLDNDIAPARTAGMGTALIRRGPWATIQWEREDAQTLPTLRIESLGELPARIAELNGQAR, from the coding sequence ATGATTCGTGCCGTGGTCTTCGATGTCGGAGAGTGCCTCGTCGACGAGACGCGCGAGTACGGGACGTGGGCCGACTGGCTCGGAGTTCCCCGGCACACCTTTCACGCGATGTTCGGCGCCGTCATCGCCCAGGGACGCGATTACCGCGAGACGTTCCAGCACTTCCGTCCTGGATTCGACCTGGCCGAGCAGCGAGCGGCGCGCGCGGAGGCCGGGCAGCCCGAGACGTTCGACGAGCGCGACCTCTACTCGGACGTGCGTCCGGCCCTCACCCGGCTGCGCGCCGCGGGGCTGTGGCTCGGCATCGCCGGCAACCAGACGGTGCGTGCCGGCGGCATCCTGCGGAAGTTGTTCAGCGACGACGTGGACCTCATCGCCACGTCGGACGACTGGGGTGCCTCGAAGCCGGAAGCCCTGTTCTTCGAGCGCGTCGCCGCCGCGGTCCCGGGCACCGCCCAGGAGACCCTGTATGTGGGCGACCGGCTCGACAACGACATCGCCCCGGCGCGGACTGCGGGAATGGGGACCGCGTTGATCCGGCGCGGCCCGTGGGCGACGATCCAGTGGGAGCGCGAGGACGCGCAGACCTTGCCGACACTGCGGATCGAGAGCCTCGGCGAACTCCCCGCCCGGATCGCGGAACTCAACGGGCAAGCGCGCTGA
- a CDS encoding aminotransferase class V-fold PLP-dependent enzyme → MTDMGRAVLDRIIERTEQLALRPASHPLPPEATSELVESFLAPPPARGGDLKALLERLDDAADCALESAGPGSLAYIPGSGLFSSALAEFYNRATNRYGGVAMAAPVLAALEESVIRWIAEDVCGLPAGSGGLLTSGGSMAAFSATVAARHDRLGEDLATGTVYTTAFAHHSVAKAARLAGIRAAHVRLVPHTPDLRMDAAAAAEAIRADRAAGLRPFLLVATAGTTDTGTVDPLPELADLARREDLWFHIDAAYGGFFRLTARGRERLAGFEHADSITLDPHKTLFMPFGTGALVVRDIEVLHAAHGGTGNYLQDVNDGGSVPDSAHLGPELTHEIRGLRAWLPLHLHGTDAFRESLDEKLDLAEHAHAVLSAIPELEVPAHPDLSTVIFRIRPADGTRAAADRADEASRRLLERINAHRRIVLSSTVVEGRHTLRVCIVSHRTHRDRIDEALEIIATETAGVASGE, encoded by the coding sequence ATGACCGACATGGGAAGGGCCGTCCTCGACCGGATCATCGAGCGCACCGAGCAGCTCGCGCTCCGGCCCGCGAGCCATCCGCTGCCGCCGGAGGCCACGAGCGAGCTGGTGGAGTCCTTCCTCGCGCCGCCGCCCGCCCGGGGCGGTGACCTGAAGGCGCTGCTGGAGCGGCTGGACGATGCCGCGGACTGCGCCCTGGAGAGCGCCGGGCCCGGCTCTCTCGCGTACATACCGGGCAGCGGGCTGTTCAGCTCCGCGCTCGCCGAGTTCTACAACCGCGCCACCAACCGCTACGGCGGCGTGGCCATGGCCGCCCCTGTGCTCGCCGCGCTGGAGGAGAGCGTGATCCGCTGGATCGCGGAGGACGTGTGCGGGCTGCCCGCGGGCAGCGGCGGCCTGCTGACCAGCGGCGGTTCCATGGCCGCCTTCTCCGCGACCGTCGCCGCCCGCCACGACCGCCTCGGCGAGGACCTCGCCACGGGCACCGTCTACACCACCGCCTTCGCCCACCACTCCGTCGCCAAGGCCGCCCGCCTCGCCGGCATCCGCGCCGCGCACGTGCGGCTCGTGCCGCACACCCCGGACCTGCGGATGGACGCCGCGGCGGCGGCCGAGGCGATCCGTGCCGACCGTGCTGCCGGACTGCGGCCGTTCCTGCTGGTGGCCACGGCGGGCACCACCGACACCGGCACCGTCGACCCCCTCCCGGAACTCGCCGATCTGGCGCGCCGCGAGGACCTGTGGTTCCACATCGACGCCGCCTACGGCGGCTTCTTCCGCCTCACCGCGCGCGGCCGGGAGCGCCTCGCCGGCTTCGAGCACGCCGACTCCATCACCCTGGACCCCCACAAGACCCTGTTCATGCCCTTCGGCACGGGTGCTCTCGTGGTCCGCGACATCGAGGTACTGCACGCCGCGCACGGCGGCACGGGCAACTACCTCCAGGACGTGAACGACGGCGGCAGCGTGCCCGACTCCGCGCACCTCGGCCCCGAACTGACCCACGAGATACGCGGCCTGCGCGCCTGGCTCCCCCTCCACCTGCACGGCACGGACGCCTTCCGCGAGTCCCTGGACGAGAAACTCGACCTCGCCGAGCACGCGCACGCCGTCCTGTCCGCCATCCCCGAACTGGAGGTCCCGGCACACCCGGACCTCTCCACGGTGATCTTCCGGATCCGCCCGGCGGACGGCACCCGGGCCGCCGCCGACCGCGCCGACGAGGCGAGCCGGCGCCTGCTGGAACGGATCAACGCCCACCGCCGGATCGTGCTCTCCAGCACGGTCGTAGAGGGCCGCCACACGTTGCGCGTGTGCATCGTGTCCCACCGGACGCACCGCGACCGCATCGACGAGGCACTGGAGATCATCGCCACGGAGACGGCCGGGGTCGCCTCGGGCGAGTAG
- a CDS encoding potassium channel family protein, translating to MVVAYWLLPLDGLGPRHPGLSWTVFVAGLAVVAVLLVWEILAVLTERPESRPGLVIPLLVCLTTLIFATTYFALAKQPGELRGLHTRLDALYFTLVTLSTIGYGDIAPIGQSARLVAVIQILYTFVFLTASTTALSRYVKARFGA from the coding sequence ATGGTGGTGGCGTACTGGCTGCTTCCGCTGGACGGCCTCGGCCCCCGCCACCCGGGACTGAGCTGGACGGTCTTCGTCGCCGGCCTCGCCGTCGTCGCCGTGCTGCTGGTCTGGGAGATCCTGGCGGTGCTCACGGAACGCCCGGAGAGCAGGCCCGGCCTGGTCATCCCGCTCCTGGTCTGCCTCACCACACTGATCTTCGCGACCACGTACTTCGCCCTGGCGAAGCAGCCGGGCGAGCTGCGCGGCCTGCACACCCGGCTGGACGCGCTGTACTTCACGCTGGTGACGCTGTCGACCATCGGCTACGGCGACATCGCGCCCATCGGCCAGTCGGCCCGCCTGGTCGCGGTGATCCAGATCCTCTACACGTTCGTGTTCCTGACGGCGTCGACGACGGCGCTGTCCCGGTACGTGAAGGCGCGGTTCGGGGCGTAG